Proteins encoded by one window of Phycisphaeraceae bacterium:
- a CDS encoding sigma-70 family RNA polymerase sigma factor: protein MSINSGDITLLLRSVASGRREHVDQLMAAIYDDMRRLAQTHLAAERANHTLQPTALVHEAYLKLVNQHSANWSDRLHFFSVASQIIRRILIDHARERKALKRGGSQRPISISMTDVASPSRDLDLVALDEALEELAAIDPRQARIVELRFFGGCTVDEIAQLLDVGRRTVDRDWMAARTWLYCRLSDEDDDS from the coding sequence ATGTCCATCAACTCTGGCGACATCACACTTCTTCTCCGCTCGGTTGCATCGGGGCGTCGAGAGCATGTAGACCAGCTGATGGCTGCGATTTATGACGACATGCGACGGCTTGCGCAGACGCATCTTGCGGCAGAACGGGCGAACCACACGCTGCAGCCGACCGCACTCGTACACGAGGCGTATCTGAAACTGGTCAATCAGCATTCTGCAAACTGGTCAGACCGATTGCACTTCTTTTCTGTGGCATCACAAATCATCCGGCGGATCCTGATCGATCATGCGCGCGAACGCAAAGCCCTCAAGCGCGGGGGGTCGCAAAGACCAATCTCGATCAGCATGACAGATGTCGCTTCGCCATCGCGCGATCTTGATCTTGTTGCGCTAGACGAGGCTCTGGAAGAACTCGCAGCCATCGATCCGCGACAGGCACGCATTGTGGAACTCCGGTTTTTTGGAGGCTGCACCGTTGACGAGATTGCTCAACTGCTTGATGTCGGTCGCCGCACGGTCGATCGGGACTGGATGGCTGCGAGAACATGGCTCTACTGTCGCCTTTCTGACGAGGACGACGACTCATGA
- a CDS encoding protein kinase: protein MKADGTERTRRTYELFRAAFDVEPHDREAWLDASCDGDADLRAAVARLLVAVDIGANFLESPAISILDDQLSSSLEAETPELIDGYKVLGILGSGGMATVYEAEQRHPHRRVALKVMHRMLAHTSAAQRFTFEAQTLARLRHPNIAAIYEAGTFEDAFGQAMPYFAMEFVKDARSITEYARTVCMPLRDRLGIFAEICDAIQHGHQLGIIHRDLKPSNILVEPDGRFKIIDFGIARSVDPLDSSRITLHTELGQLLGTLNFMSPEQCSGADRVDTRADVYSLGVILYELITDRLPYDLSRVAIPEAIRMVETQSPARPSSINAEASGDLDAIVAMAMHKDSLSRYQGADALASDVRRYLAHKPIQARLPSPWHQARLFARRHRVLVSLGSVFVVTLFALTMMIAILGYRAWRESDLRIDAERLAIDERNIARRQAYVASVASGYSSYRAREYSQARERLELAPPSLRNWEWSLVAALADRGESVIDAHDTLASMAVATEARRIVSASQSGDVAVWNLDTAQLIVRIPERLEEFDRTVAVSHDGRAVYLGLRNGNLLVWYPDVQQMPQLIATLPRAIVGLHTSSQGVLACTDSRGKTVFLNADTLTPIVVDIDDQHFTRGVHFSIDGALATVWTRSGAVLLIDMDERSIMNTFDLGVSAEVAVLSEDRQFIAAAGAEGKFRVWNLRTSELVLDGDTSPTISTVRGLAFSSDSSQLFTGQVDRAIFHWSLDGTERRVPYLGHDESITQLAFDRATSRLISCSWDGTVRYWSVGHRSGFSPMNVIDAHEGNVLSVAFSPSGHVLASAGRDGVVKLWDPLLNQQVAVLAGHESAIYTVTFSSDGQYLASSSSDGTVRLWSALTGRLIETVLETNADIWTVAFTPDNKLLAAAGEGGDVIFVDVEARTIVRSIEAHEERIIRLVFSPDGRTLATCGRDAIVKLWDMPSGRIRSILRGHRLDVFAAAFTNDSTKLFTGSRDQTVQVWRVATGEHLDTLDRKGQFITSLAVHPDGTRVAASSWYADVTLFDTTDHGAVISFPAQNSAIRSLAFSPQGSMLACSGHDGTVIIYDARSRSELASIRRDASERLAWARQVLQDHFAGELSSQSPITDEAVARLIREASLSDPAFEPFLHKAALSLFSEIESVHDTSR, encoded by the coding sequence ATGAAAGCCGACGGCACCGAACGCACTCGCCGAACGTATGAGTTGTTTCGGGCAGCGTTCGATGTCGAACCACATGATCGCGAAGCGTGGCTGGATGCATCGTGTGATGGGGATGCGGACCTGCGTGCTGCGGTAGCCAGATTACTAGTCGCGGTAGACATTGGGGCCAATTTTCTCGAGTCACCGGCGATCAGTATCCTCGACGATCAACTTTCAAGCAGTCTCGAAGCCGAGACACCCGAACTGATTGACGGGTACAAGGTTCTCGGGATTCTGGGGTCAGGAGGCATGGCGACGGTGTATGAAGCCGAGCAGCGCCACCCTCACAGGCGTGTTGCGCTCAAGGTCATGCACCGCATGCTTGCGCATACTTCTGCTGCACAGCGATTCACATTCGAGGCGCAGACTCTGGCGCGGCTGCGTCATCCGAACATCGCGGCCATCTACGAGGCAGGCACTTTTGAGGACGCCTTCGGGCAAGCGATGCCGTATTTTGCGATGGAGTTTGTGAAAGATGCTCGCTCTATAACGGAGTATGCTCGAACGGTTTGCATGCCGCTGCGTGATCGTCTAGGCATCTTTGCTGAAATATGCGATGCGATACAGCATGGGCACCAACTGGGCATTATTCATCGCGATCTCAAGCCGAGCAACATTCTCGTCGAACCTGATGGGAGGTTCAAGATCATTGACTTCGGGATTGCGCGTTCTGTGGATCCACTGGACAGCAGCCGAATCACGTTGCACACCGAGTTGGGCCAACTTCTCGGAACCCTGAACTTCATGAGCCCGGAACAGTGCTCGGGCGCAGATCGGGTTGACACACGAGCCGATGTGTATTCGCTTGGCGTCATCCTCTACGAACTCATCACTGACCGCTTGCCGTACGACCTTTCCAGGGTGGCGATTCCCGAGGCCATTCGAATGGTTGAGACGCAGTCGCCTGCGCGCCCTTCATCGATCAACGCAGAAGCATCTGGCGATCTGGATGCGATTGTTGCGATGGCAATGCACAAGGATTCCTTGAGCCGCTATCAGGGTGCGGATGCCCTTGCGAGTGATGTTCGTCGCTATCTTGCTCACAAGCCGATACAGGCGCGGCTGCCAAGCCCGTGGCACCAAGCGAGACTTTTTGCCCGCAGGCACCGGGTTCTAGTATCGCTGGGGTCAGTTTTTGTTGTCACGTTATTCGCGTTGACCATGATGATCGCGATTCTCGGGTATCGCGCGTGGCGAGAGTCTGATCTGCGCATCGATGCAGAGCGGCTCGCAATTGATGAGCGCAATATCGCGAGGCGACAGGCGTATGTTGCGAGTGTGGCCAGCGGGTATTCGTCCTACCGCGCGCGCGAGTATTCACAAGCGCGCGAGCGACTCGAGCTTGCGCCTCCTTCGTTGCGGAACTGGGAGTGGTCTCTGGTTGCAGCCCTGGCCGATCGTGGCGAGTCAGTCATCGACGCCCACGATACTCTGGCTTCAATGGCCGTGGCTACGGAAGCGCGTCGAATCGTCTCAGCGTCGCAGTCAGGCGATGTTGCTGTCTGGAATCTCGATACCGCACAACTGATTGTGCGAATTCCAGAGCGTCTTGAAGAGTTTGATCGCACGGTCGCAGTATCGCACGATGGACGAGCCGTCTATCTCGGGCTCCGTAACGGCAATTTGCTGGTTTGGTACCCCGATGTGCAGCAAATGCCACAATTGATTGCAACGCTTCCGCGTGCGATTGTCGGGCTTCATACGAGTTCGCAAGGTGTGCTTGCATGCACGGACTCGCGCGGGAAAACGGTATTCCTCAACGCAGACACTTTGACCCCGATTGTCGTTGATATCGACGACCAACATTTCACCAGGGGAGTCCATTTCTCAATCGATGGAGCATTGGCGACGGTCTGGACACGATCGGGGGCGGTGTTGCTGATCGACATGGATGAACGAAGCATCATGAATACTTTCGACCTCGGAGTCAGTGCCGAAGTCGCTGTCTTGAGCGAAGATCGGCAGTTCATCGCGGCAGCAGGGGCCGAAGGGAAGTTCAGGGTATGGAACTTGCGGACGTCAGAATTGGTGCTTGATGGGGATACCAGTCCGACGATCAGCACCGTGCGTGGCCTGGCGTTTTCGTCGGATTCGTCGCAGCTCTTTACCGGGCAGGTAGATCGTGCCATCTTTCACTGGTCACTCGATGGCACTGAACGGCGAGTGCCATATCTTGGGCACGATGAGTCAATCACGCAGCTGGCGTTCGACCGTGCGACGTCGAGGCTGATCTCCTGTTCGTGGGATGGCACAGTTCGATACTGGTCGGTTGGCCATCGCTCGGGCTTCTCGCCCATGAACGTCATCGATGCGCACGAAGGGAACGTGCTCTCTGTAGCGTTTTCTCCCTCAGGACATGTGCTGGCCTCTGCTGGACGAGATGGTGTGGTGAAGCTCTGGGATCCGCTGTTGAATCAGCAGGTTGCCGTGCTTGCGGGTCATGAATCCGCGATTTACACTGTGACGTTTTCCTCTGACGGGCAGTACCTCGCGTCGAGTTCCTCAGATGGCACAGTCCGGCTCTGGTCCGCACTGACTGGTCGTTTGATCGAGACGGTCCTCGAAACGAACGCAGACATATGGACGGTCGCGTTTACACCTGACAACAAGTTGCTTGCCGCTGCGGGAGAGGGAGGGGATGTCATCTTCGTGGATGTTGAAGCGAGAACGATCGTTCGATCAATCGAAGCGCACGAAGAGCGGATCATTCGTCTGGTTTTCAGTCCTGATGGTCGAACACTTGCAACTTGCGGCCGCGATGCGATTGTCAAACTCTGGGATATGCCCAGTGGCAGGATTCGCTCCATACTTCGCGGGCATCGGCTTGATGTGTTTGCGGCGGCGTTCACGAACGACTCGACGAAGCTCTTTACCGGCTCGCGCGATCAGACCGTGCAGGTGTGGCGTGTCGCAACCGGCGAACATCTGGACACGCTTGATCGCAAGGGGCAGTTCATCACGTCGCTTGCGGTCCATCCAGATGGCACCCGGGTTGCAGCCAGTTCGTGGTATGCCGATGTCACGCTTTTTGACACAACCGATCATGGCGCTGTGATTTCGTTCCCGGCTCAGAACTCGGCCATTCGATCGCTTGCCTTCTCGCCTCAGGGAAGCATGCTTGCCTGCTCTGGGCATGATGGAACGGTGATCATCTACGACGCGCGATCGCGGTCAGAACTTGCGAGCATACGGCGAGACGCCAGCGAGCGACTGGCGTGGGCACGACAAGTCCTACAGGACCACTTCGCAGGTGAACTGAGCTCCCAATCACCGATCACCGACGAGGCGGTTGCGAGGCTTATTCGAGAGGCATCGTTGAGCGATCCAGCGTTTGAGCCTTTTCTGCACAAGGCAGCTTTGTCGCTGTTTTCGGAAATTGAAAGTGTGCATGACACAAGCCGGTGA
- a CDS encoding ABC-F family ATP-binding cassette domain-containing protein has protein sequence MPVVAATNIAHSFGNDIILENCSISVEPGERIGLVGRNGAGKSTLLRILSGRLKPDSGLVSSQRGITVSYLEQDPRLTPGQTLKDEAEAAFNALHELHIELHKVFDEMASATGETLARLLRRQEDLERRIEAAGGHAIDHRITEVLHGLGFTTEQFALPVEALSGGQRSRLALARVLLEQPDLMLLDEPTNHLDIAGRVWLERFLRDEYKGAVVLVSHDRYLLDNVVDRILETELGRLIEYPGNYHTFRKLRAERRIAQQRAYENQQVQFKREEAFIRKYKAGQRAKQARGRESRLERLREDTSLERPVELATLRLNLPKAERSGDLVVTARGLSKSYTDDDGSKKVLFHDLDVQISRGERWGIIGPNGAGKTTLVRTLLGLIDPDSGTTKLGTKLVIGYYSQMHDDLDPERPVYQYLQAIVRKECPSQALSEQAARDLAGAFLFSGSDQEKPMGVLSGGERTRAVLAGLMASAKNLLILDEPTNHLDIPSAERLEQTLSRGEEGGGFDGTLVIISHDRAFLDATCDHLLILDGRGGAEVFPGTYAEWDRFIAARSSPSPESRPAPPPQRAAPAAAASSGPQPAHHSDTSARKKSKFSWMRVEQIEQRIHELSLRVRTIDADLADPDVWKDVERANALTEERDSLAIEISQLEEEWIRKSE, from the coding sequence ATGCCGGTCGTCGCAGCCACCAACATCGCCCACTCTTTCGGGAATGACATCATTCTCGAAAACTGCTCCATCAGCGTCGAGCCCGGCGAACGCATCGGCCTGGTCGGACGCAACGGCGCGGGCAAGTCCACGCTCCTGCGCATCCTCAGCGGCCGCCTCAAGCCCGACTCAGGGCTTGTCTCGTCGCAGCGCGGCATCACCGTGTCGTATCTCGAACAGGACCCCAGACTCACTCCGGGTCAGACTCTCAAGGACGAAGCCGAAGCCGCCTTCAACGCCCTGCACGAACTCCACATCGAACTGCACAAGGTCTTTGACGAAATGGCGAGCGCGACCGGCGAAACTCTCGCCCGACTTCTACGCCGCCAGGAAGACCTCGAACGCCGCATCGAAGCCGCCGGCGGACACGCCATCGACCACCGCATCACCGAAGTTCTCCATGGCCTCGGGTTCACCACCGAGCAGTTCGCTCTGCCCGTCGAAGCGCTCAGTGGCGGGCAGCGTTCGCGGCTGGCCCTGGCGCGCGTTCTGCTCGAACAGCCCGACCTCATGCTCCTCGACGAACCGACCAATCACCTCGACATTGCCGGCCGCGTCTGGCTCGAACGATTCCTGCGCGACGAATACAAGGGTGCCGTCGTCCTCGTCTCGCACGATCGCTACCTGCTCGACAACGTCGTCGATCGCATCCTCGAAACCGAACTGGGCCGCCTGATCGAGTATCCCGGCAACTACCACACCTTTCGCAAACTCCGCGCCGAACGCCGCATCGCGCAGCAGCGGGCCTACGAGAACCAGCAGGTCCAGTTCAAGCGTGAAGAGGCCTTCATCCGCAAGTACAAAGCCGGGCAACGTGCCAAGCAGGCTCGGGGGCGCGAGTCTCGCCTCGAGCGCCTCCGCGAGGATACTTCGCTCGAACGCCCGGTCGAACTGGCCACACTGCGCCTGAACCTCCCCAAGGCTGAGCGATCGGGCGACCTGGTCGTCACCGCACGAGGCCTGTCAAAGTCGTACACCGACGACGACGGCTCAAAGAAAGTGCTCTTCCACGATCTTGATGTTCAGATCTCGCGCGGCGAGCGATGGGGCATCATCGGCCCCAACGGCGCGGGCAAGACCACTCTCGTACGCACGCTCCTCGGGCTCATCGATCCCGACTCGGGCACGACCAAACTCGGCACCAAACTCGTCATCGGCTACTACAGCCAGATGCACGACGATCTCGACCCCGAGCGGCCCGTCTATCAATATCTCCAAGCCATCGTCCGCAAGGAATGCCCGAGCCAGGCCCTGAGCGAACAGGCCGCTCGCGATCTGGCCGGTGCGTTTCTCTTCAGCGGCTCAGATCAGGAAAAGCCTATGGGCGTGCTCTCGGGCGGCGAGCGCACCCGCGCGGTCCTGGCCGGGCTGATGGCCAGCGCCAAAAACCTGCTCATCCTCGACGAACCCACCAACCACCTCGACATTCCCTCAGCCGAGCGCCTCGAACAGACGCTCTCGCGCGGTGAAGAAGGTGGCGGATTCGACGGCACGCTCGTCATCATCAGCCACGACCGCGCCTTCCTCGATGCCACCTGCGACCATTTGCTCATCCTCGATGGTCGCGGCGGGGCCGAGGTTTTTCCAGGAACGTACGCCGAATGGGACCGCTTCATCGCAGCACGCAGCAGCCCGTCTCCGGAATCTCGGCCAGCACCCCCGCCACAGCGCGCAGCCCCCGCCGCCGCTGCATCCTCTGGGCCCCAACCTGCACACCACTCCGACACGAGCGCACGCAAGAAGAGTAAGTTCTCCTGGATGCGTGTCGAGCAGATCGAACAGCGCATTCATGAATTGTCTCTTCGCGTGCGCACTATCGACGCCGATCTGGCAGACCCTGACGTCTGGAAGGATGTGGAGCGTGCCAATGCCCTGACTGAAGAGCGCGACTCGCTCGCAATCGAGATCAGTCAGCTTGAGGAAGAATGGATCCGCAAGAGCGAATGA
- a CDS encoding PQQ-dependent sugar dehydrogenase, giving the protein MNHCLSVIVAAVLLASHAPAQSIEKFVSGLRKPVDFAADPTQDDRFYVVEQVGAIRIIEGGKLLDEPFFSSDPSNFTDKNWEQGLLGIALDPKFADNKRVYLNYSAKDGSTHISRFIAQSPHKLDPASEMVILVVKQPFGNHNGGSLRFGPDGMLYIGLGDGGAADDPLNAGQRLDTMLGKMLRIDVTSEPEEGKSYVIPKDNPFIGREGVLPEIWSYGLRNPWRYEFDSLGRLWIADVGQNRYEEIHLQKEGSKGGENYGWKIMEGFGVFRRGGQRSQDPPRLSPEQHAERGLEAPIWAYRHDPDGSITGGYFYEGQKIPSFKDRYFFAEFQRGRFWSLRLRDGAAFDVAEHTDLLNPVLEGQSPLQRISSFGKDNHGELYLLDIRAGAIYRLVP; this is encoded by the coding sequence ATGAACCACTGCCTCTCTGTCATCGTCGCAGCAGTGCTGCTCGCCTCGCACGCCCCCGCACAGAGCATCGAAAAGTTCGTCTCAGGCCTGCGAAAGCCCGTCGACTTTGCTGCCGATCCCACTCAGGACGACCGCTTCTATGTCGTCGAGCAGGTCGGCGCAATTCGCATCATCGAAGGCGGAAAACTTCTCGATGAGCCTTTCTTCTCCTCCGATCCATCCAACTTCACGGACAAGAACTGGGAGCAAGGCCTGCTCGGCATCGCACTTGACCCCAAGTTCGCCGACAACAAACGCGTTTACCTCAACTATTCGGCCAAAGATGGCTCCACTCACATCAGCCGATTCATCGCGCAGTCGCCACACAAACTCGACCCCGCATCCGAAATGGTCATCCTCGTCGTCAAACAACCCTTCGGCAACCACAACGGCGGCAGCCTCCGATTTGGGCCCGACGGCATGCTCTACATCGGCCTGGGCGACGGCGGCGCGGCCGACGACCCGCTCAACGCCGGCCAGCGCCTCGACACCATGCTCGGCAAGATGCTCCGCATCGACGTCACCTCCGAGCCCGAAGAAGGCAAGTCCTACGTCATCCCCAAGGACAACCCATTCATCGGGCGCGAAGGTGTCTTGCCCGAGATCTGGTCCTATGGCCTGCGCAACCCCTGGCGATATGAGTTCGACTCGCTCGGACGACTCTGGATCGCCGACGTCGGCCAAAACCGCTACGAAGAAATCCACCTCCAGAAAGAAGGCTCCAAGGGTGGCGAAAACTACGGCTGGAAGATCATGGAAGGCTTCGGCGTGTTCCGCCGCGGCGGGCAGCGTTCACAGGATCCCCCACGCCTGAGCCCCGAGCAGCACGCCGAGCGCGGACTCGAAGCCCCCATCTGGGCCTACCGCCACGACCCCGATGGCTCAATCACCGGCGGCTACTTCTACGAGGGTCAGAAGATCCCGTCATTCAAGGATCGCTACTTTTTCGCCGAGTTCCAGCGCGGACGCTTTTGGTCGTTGCGACTCCGCGATGGGGCCGCCTTCGACGTGGCTGAGCACACCGATCTTCTGAACCCGGTTCTCGAAGGCCAGAGTCCACTTCAGCGCATCTCCTCGTTCGGCAAAGACAATCACGGCGAACTCTACCTGCTCGACATCCGCGCCGGCGCGATCTATCGCCTTGTGCCCTGA
- the panB gene encoding 3-methyl-2-oxobutanoate hydroxymethyltransferase, with translation MSVNVEPTGPRRVTLRTLRQMAARREPFACLAAYDATMARWLDRAGVHVLLAGDSAAQVVLGYDRTTDMPLEIMIALTAALRRGASQALVMADMPFMSYHASDASAMRNAGRFMTEGQADVVKLEVDAQHAGLVRKLSRAGIPVCAHVGLRPQMVAMEGQYRAAGRTAKEAAALVRDAMAMEDAGAALLLVEAVPEAVSDAIMAHTSLPLIGIGAGAGCHGQILVVHDLLGLSDVPPRFAVPVLKLGEAIRDAASMWVQRVAAKQMGGEGYGMLEGELAKLSEAVRDALIERNQKSGPR, from the coding sequence ATGAGCGTGAACGTGGAACCGACCGGGCCCAGGCGGGTGACGCTGCGAACCTTGCGGCAGATGGCAGCCCGGAGAGAGCCCTTTGCTTGTCTTGCTGCGTATGACGCCACGATGGCCAGATGGCTTGATCGAGCGGGCGTGCATGTGTTGCTGGCGGGCGATTCGGCAGCCCAGGTTGTGCTCGGGTACGACCGGACCACGGATATGCCGTTGGAAATCATGATCGCGTTGACCGCGGCGTTGCGGCGTGGCGCAAGCCAGGCACTGGTGATGGCGGACATGCCGTTTATGAGCTATCACGCTTCGGATGCCAGCGCGATGCGCAACGCCGGTCGATTTATGACCGAAGGGCAGGCCGATGTCGTCAAGCTGGAAGTAGACGCGCAGCATGCTGGTCTGGTTCGCAAGCTTTCGCGGGCGGGAATACCGGTGTGTGCTCATGTGGGGCTCAGGCCTCAGATGGTTGCGATGGAAGGCCAATACCGGGCAGCGGGGCGTACAGCGAAGGAGGCTGCGGCTCTGGTTCGCGATGCGATGGCGATGGAGGACGCTGGCGCTGCGCTGCTCCTGGTCGAAGCGGTGCCCGAGGCGGTGTCGGACGCAATCATGGCGCATACGTCGCTGCCTCTGATCGGGATCGGGGCGGGAGCGGGATGCCATGGGCAGATTCTCGTGGTCCATGATCTGCTCGGATTGTCGGATGTTCCGCCACGGTTTGCCGTGCCTGTGCTGAAGCTTGGTGAGGCGATTCGGGATGCCGCGTCGATGTGGGTGCAGCGTGTTGCAGCGAAGCAGATGGGCGGAGAGGGGTACGGCATGCTCGAAGGCGAGCTGGCCAAGCTTTCCGAAGCGGTGCGCGATGCCCTGATCGAGCGGAATCAGAAGTCCGGCCCGCGATGA
- a CDS encoding trypsin-like peptidase domain-containing protein: MRRFLTFMPAMVVLLTALTVLQAAPTALRKIGHSATAVRIDIAHQTLGEDDILERIDRAVSAIAEAIEPGVVHVDVSSSGSRASTTGSGWVLDKRGHIVTNSHVVRGADAVRVQFFDGRVVQAELIGADPFTDIAVLRVNTSDGLFPLTLARGRVPRKGERVYAFGSPFGFKFSMSEGIVSGLGRNPSGSLGFGGYTNFIQTDAAVNPGNSGGPLVDVRGQLVGMNVAIATGRDTQGTQDSGDSAGISFAIPVGTIEPIVSQIIEGGQVARGFVGVQFRESEDRVSLPDGSSVVGTRVTRVIDDGPAARAGLRADDVIVSIADYSVTGSQALQALISSSRPGAVIPMQVLRGDRLLPVQITLDEMPLSNMLDRIEGQVYRQLGVRVRTVYLENGGTGAAIMTVTEGSIASRLGLRPGQIVLSVDGRLIATRNDFLEAVYTGRLLNGGELPFVVVSSDESNATRATIRVRIYPR; this comes from the coding sequence ATGAGACGCTTTTTGACATTTATGCCCGCGATGGTGGTGTTGCTGACTGCCTTGACGGTCCTGCAGGCGGCTCCGACGGCACTGCGCAAGATCGGCCACAGTGCCACGGCAGTGCGCATTGATATTGCGCATCAGACGCTTGGTGAAGATGACATTCTCGAGCGAATCGACCGTGCGGTGTCTGCGATTGCGGAGGCGATCGAGCCGGGCGTGGTCCATGTCGATGTGAGTTCGTCGGGGTCTCGCGCTTCGACTACAGGTTCGGGATGGGTGCTCGACAAGCGCGGGCACATCGTGACCAACTCGCACGTCGTGCGCGGGGCGGATGCAGTACGGGTGCAGTTCTTCGATGGGCGAGTTGTTCAGGCCGAACTGATCGGGGCCGATCCTTTTACAGATATTGCGGTCCTCAGAGTGAATACGTCCGACGGGCTCTTTCCGCTGACGCTCGCGCGTGGGCGTGTGCCTCGCAAGGGTGAGCGTGTGTATGCCTTCGGCTCGCCATTCGGGTTCAAGTTCTCAATGAGCGAGGGGATCGTGTCGGGACTCGGGCGAAACCCGTCGGGGTCGCTCGGGTTCGGGGGGTACACGAATTTCATTCAGACCGATGCTGCGGTCAATCCGGGCAATTCCGGTGGGCCTCTGGTCGATGTTCGCGGGCAACTGGTAGGGATGAACGTCGCGATCGCGACCGGGCGCGACACGCAGGGAACGCAGGACTCGGGCGACTCTGCGGGCATCAGTTTCGCGATTCCGGTCGGGACGATTGAGCCGATTGTGTCGCAGATCATCGAAGGGGGCCAGGTGGCGCGCGGGTTCGTGGGCGTGCAGTTTCGCGAAAGCGAAGATCGCGTGTCGCTCCCGGATGGCTCGTCGGTGGTTGGCACTCGTGTGACTCGGGTGATCGACGATGGTCCAGCAGCCCGTGCAGGTTTGCGGGCTGACGATGTCATTGTGTCGATCGCGGACTACTCGGTCACGGGTTCGCAGGCTTTGCAGGCGTTGATCAGTTCGTCGAGACCAGGAGCGGTGATTCCGATGCAGGTGTTGCGGGGTGATCGGTTGTTGCCGGTGCAGATCACACTCGATGAAATGCCGCTCTCGAATATGCTCGATCGGATCGAAGGCCAGGTCTACCGGCAACTCGGTGTGCGCGTGCGGACGGTCTATCTCGAGAACGGCGGGACTGGCGCGGCGATCATGACGGTCACGGAAGGATCGATCGCATCGAGACTGGGGCTGCGCCCGGGTCAGATTGTGCTTTCGGTTGATGGGCGGTTGATCGCAACTCGCAACGACTTCCTCGAAGCGGTCTATACCGGCAGGCTGCTCAATGGCGGGGAACTACCGTTCGTGGTTGTCTCGAGCGACGAGAGCAACGCCACTCGTGCAACGATCAGGGTTCGGATCTATCCTCGCTAG
- the murD gene encoding UDP-N-acetylmuramoyl-L-alanine--D-glutamate ligase yields the protein MPIPAQQRAIVLGLGKFGGGVGVARYLASLDIPVLIVDRLDADDLNESIAALAPYVEHGSIKLQLGCDDLPQTDERDMIVVNPAISKPWEHHQLSAARDRGARITTEVELSILALIDRGGPNLRIIGITGSNGKSTTTAMIGTALETLGMPALVGGNIGGSLLGELHSVTRDSVIVLELSSAMLWWLRECREFRPTVGVITNFVPNHLDWHGDEAHYRSSKQVLALNTRPGGTVILGPGVHDWPTAHGVERRIIDRAVRVPLLAVPGHHNELNAACALAAIEALSLDSATALPGIQQFNGLPHRLALVGVHRGVRFYDDSKSTTPEATLLAIRALQEAGCERIHLIAGGYDKKVSLDAISAAAAQLATLAAIGATAPALCKHGGINCQTLDGAVETIMSRAQAGDAVLLSPGCASWDQFSNFIERGQRFAELVGRFGQ from the coding sequence ATGCCTATTCCCGCTCAACAACGCGCGATTGTCCTTGGCCTCGGCAAGTTCGGAGGCGGCGTCGGAGTCGCTCGCTATCTCGCATCGCTCGACATCCCCGTTCTTATTGTTGATCGCCTCGATGCTGATGACTTGAACGAGTCGATTGCTGCTTTGGCGCCATACGTCGAACACGGTTCAATCAAACTTCAACTCGGTTGCGATGATCTCCCGCAGACCGACGAGCGAGACATGATCGTCGTCAACCCGGCCATTTCAAAGCCGTGGGAACATCATCAACTCTCAGCCGCCCGCGACCGAGGCGCTCGCATCACGACAGAAGTCGAACTCTCCATACTTGCATTGATCGACCGCGGCGGGCCTAACCTGCGCATCATCGGCATCACCGGCAGCAACGGCAAAAGCACCACCACAGCAATGATCGGCACTGCGCTCGAAACTCTTGGCATGCCTGCGCTCGTTGGCGGAAACATTGGTGGATCGCTGCTCGGCGAACTCCATAGTGTCACGCGCGACTCTGTCATTGTGCTTGAACTGTCGAGCGCGATGCTGTGGTGGTTGCGCGAGTGTCGCGAATTTCGGCCAACTGTCGGCGTCATCACGAACTTCGTCCCCAATCACCTCGATTGGCACGGCGACGAAGCACACTACCGATCAAGCAAGCAGGTGCTGGCTCTGAACACGCGCCCTGGAGGAACCGTCATTCTCGGCCCCGGCGTGCACGACTGGCCGACTGCGCACGGTGTAGAGCGGCGCATCATCGATCGCGCCGTTCGAGTGCCGCTTCTTGCCGTGCCGGGGCACCACAATGAACTCAACGCCGCCTGCGCGCTTGCTGCGATTGAAGCACTCTCGCTGGATTCGGCTACTGCGCTGCCTGGAATTCAGCAGTTCAACGGATTGCCGCACCGTCTCGCGCTCGTCGGCGTCCATCGCGGCGTTCGCTTCTACGACGATTCCAAGTCTACCACTCCCGAAGCCACGCTCCTCGCGATTCGGGCACTGCAAGAAGCGGGGTGCGAGCGCATCCATCTGATCGCGGGCGGATATGACAAGAAGGTCTCGCTCGACGCTATTTCTGCTGCCGCTGCCCAGCTCGCAACGCTCGCCGCCATCGGCGCTACTGCTCCAGCACTGTGCAAGCACGGCGGCATCAACTGCCAGACACTCGATGGTGCTGTGGAAACAATCATGTCTCGCGCGCAGGCTGGCGATGCTGTCCTGCTCAGCCCCGGATGCGCCTCGTGGGATCAGTTCAGCAACTTCATTGAACGGGGACAACGGTTTGCAGAACTTGTCGGGAGATTCGGCCAATGA